A section of the Perognathus longimembris pacificus isolate PPM17 chromosome 7, ASM2315922v1, whole genome shotgun sequence genome encodes:
- the Cep85 gene encoding centrosomal protein of 85 kDa isoform X2 produces the protein MALQEKYPNERSSHPSSPDFCSSSGSASFQPIKSHITIPTAHVMPSTLGTSPAKPNSTPAASSSKLPLSGLAESVGMTRNGDFGAVKHSPGLSRDLMYLCGATGENGVEQSWFPAVGHEREEEMRKFDIPSMESALNQSAVVESLYSDPHYRVHFHTPRSDTNKELYKVLPEAKKAPGSGAVFDRHGPQSSSSGMLPLGIQPAPGLSKPLSSQVWQPNPDPWHPREQSCELSTCRQQLELIRLQMEQMQLQNGAICHHPTGFAPLLPTLEPAQWISILNSNEHLLKEKELLIDKQRKHISQLEQKVRESELQVHSALLGRPAPFGDVCLLRLQELQRENTFLRAQFAQKTEALNKEKMELEKKLSSSEVEIQLIRESLKVTLQKHSEEGKKQEERVRGRDKHINNLKKKCQKESEQNREKQQRIETLERYLADLPTLEDHQKQSQQLKDAELKNTELQETVTELESLLKETQASCREKEVQLENLRQREAAYSSTRHSLQDKQFEGDYKGEDSQAELESWQKECDSLQKIVEKQQQKMDQLHLQVQSLQQEVTQEEETSQALREEAQRRETALQQLRTAVKELSVQNQDLIEKNLTLQEHLRQAQPGCLPSPDTAQMAFELHQELASCLQDLQAVCSIVTQRAQGHDPNLSLLLGIHSTQYQGTPLDLQKPDVIRRKLEEVQQLRRDIEDLRTNLSDRYAQDMGENCATQ, from the exons ATGGCCCTGCAAGAAAAATACCCAAATGAACGGTCCTCTCATCCCAGTTCACCAG ATttttgcagctcaagtggcagtgcttcTTTTCAGCCTATCAAGAGTCACATAACCATTCCAACAGCCCATGTGATGCCTTCTACTTTGGGGACCTCTCCTGCTAAGCCAAATTCTACACCTGCTGCATCCTCATCCAAACTCCCTTTGTCAGGGTTGGCTGAAAGTGTGGGCATGACAAGAAATGGAGACTTTGGTGCAGTGAAACATTCTCCAGGCCTATCAAGAGATCTCATGTATCTCTGTGGTGCTACTGGGGAAAATGGCGTTGAGCAGTCCTGGTTTCCAGCAGTTGGccatgaaagagaggaagagatgagGAAGTTTGATATTCCTAGCATGGAATCTGCTCTCAATCAGTCGGCTGTGGTCGAATCACTTTATTCAGATCCCCACTACCGAGTCCACTTCCACACCCCAAGATCTGACACAAACAAAGAGTTGTACAAAGTACTGCCTGAGGCCAAGAAGGCACCAGGCAGTGGAGCAGTATTTGATCGACATGGACCACAGTCTAGCAGCAGTGGGATGCTCCCTTTGGGAATCCAGCCTGCTCCTGGGCTCTCCAAGCCTCTATCCTCTCAAGTATGGCAACCAAATCCTGATCCTTGGCATCCTCGAGAACAATCTTGTGAACTCAGTACTTGTCGGCAACAGCTGGAATTGATACGTTTACAGATGGAGCAAATGCAG CTTCAGAATGGAGCCATCTGCCACCATCCTACTGGTTTTGCCCCTTTACTGCCCACCTTGGAGCCAGCACAATGGATTAGCATCTTGAATAGTAATGAGCACCTGCTGAAGGAAAAGGAACTCCTCATTGACAA GCAGAGGAAACACATCTCTCAGCTGGAACAAAAAGTACGGGAGAGTGAACTTCAAGTCCACAGTGCCCTTTTAGGCCGCCCTGCTCCCTTTGGGGATGTCTGTTTGCTGAGACTACAG GAATTGCAGCGAGAGAACACTTTCTTACGTGCACAGTTTGCACAGAAGACagaagccttgaacaaagaaaagatGGAGCTTGAAAAGAAACTGTCTTCTTCAGAAGTTGAAATCCAGCTCATCAGGGAGTCTCTCAAAGTAACACTGCAGAAGCATTCAGAGGAGgggaagaaacaggaagaaagg GTCAGAGGTCGTGATAAACATATcaataatttgaaaaagaaatgtcagaAGGAATCAGAGCAGAACCGCGAGAAGCAGCAGCGTATTGAGACCTTGGAGCGCTACCTGGCTGACTTACCTACGCTGGAAGACCATCAGAAGCAGAGCCAGCAG CTTAAGGATGCTGAGTTGAAGAACACAGAGCTGCAAGAGACAGTGACTGAGCTGGAAAGTTTGCTGAAGGAGACCCAGGCAAGCTGCAGAGAGAAGGAGGTTCAACTGGAAAacctgagacagagagaagcagCATATTCCTCTACTAGACATAG CCTGCAAGATAAGCAGTTTGAGGGGGATTACAAAGGAGAAGATTCACAAGCGGAATTGGAATCTTGGCAGAAGGAATGCGATTCTCTCCAAAAG ATTGTGGAGAAGCAACAGCAGAAGATGGATCAGTTGCACTTACAAGTACAG AGCCTACAGCAAGAAGTGACTCAAGAAGAAGAGACAAGCCAGGCCCTGAGAGAGGAGGCCCAGCGGAGAGAGACTGCCCTGCAACAGCTACGCACAGCAGTGAAGGAG CTCTCAGTTCAGAACCAGGACCTGATTGAGAAGAACCTGACGCTGCAGGAGCACTTGCGCCAGGCCCAGCCCGGGTGCCTACCTTCACCAGACACAGCCCAGATGGCCTTCGAGCTACACCAGGAGCTGGCCAGCTGTCTTCAAGATCTGCAGGCAGTCTGTAGCATTGTGACGCAGAGGGCCCAGGGCCATGACCCGAATCTTTCTCTGCTCCTGGGCATTCACT CTACGCAGTACCAAGGGACTCCTCTAGATTTGCAGAAGCCAGATGTGATCAGGAGGAAACTTGAAGAGGTTCAGCAGCTACGCCGGGACATCGAGGACTTAAGGACCAATTTGTCAGACAGATATGCCCAGGACATGGGAGAAAACTGTGCCACGCAGTGA
- the Cep85 gene encoding centrosomal protein of 85 kDa isoform X1: protein MALQEKYPNERSSHPSSPGSNVIQKGSSVGIEWQTPVISEAFRSRFSRCSSIADSGDTAIGTSCSDIAEDFCSSSGSASFQPIKSHITIPTAHVMPSTLGTSPAKPNSTPAASSSKLPLSGLAESVGMTRNGDFGAVKHSPGLSRDLMYLCGATGENGVEQSWFPAVGHEREEEMRKFDIPSMESALNQSAVVESLYSDPHYRVHFHTPRSDTNKELYKVLPEAKKAPGSGAVFDRHGPQSSSSGMLPLGIQPAPGLSKPLSSQVWQPNPDPWHPREQSCELSTCRQQLELIRLQMEQMQLQNGAICHHPTGFAPLLPTLEPAQWISILNSNEHLLKEKELLIDKQRKHISQLEQKVRESELQVHSALLGRPAPFGDVCLLRLQELQRENTFLRAQFAQKTEALNKEKMELEKKLSSSEVEIQLIRESLKVTLQKHSEEGKKQEERVRGRDKHINNLKKKCQKESEQNREKQQRIETLERYLADLPTLEDHQKQSQQLKDAELKNTELQETVTELESLLKETQASCREKEVQLENLRQREAAYSSTRHSLQDKQFEGDYKGEDSQAELESWQKECDSLQKIVEKQQQKMDQLHLQVQSLQQEVTQEEETSQALREEAQRRETALQQLRTAVKELSVQNQDLIEKNLTLQEHLRQAQPGCLPSPDTAQMAFELHQELASCLQDLQAVCSIVTQRAQGHDPNLSLLLGIHSTQYQGTPLDLQKPDVIRRKLEEVQQLRRDIEDLRTNLSDRYAQDMGENCATQ from the exons ATGGCCCTGCAAGAAAAATACCCAAATGAACGGTCCTCTCATCCCAGTTCACCAG GTTCCAATGTGATTCAGAAGGGCAGTTCCGTAGGGATTGAGTGGCAGACCCCAGTTATCTCAGAAGCCTTTCGGAGCCGCTTTAGCCGCTGTTCAAGTATAGCCGACAGTGGGGACACAGCCATTGGGACATCATGTTCAGATATTGCAGAGG ATttttgcagctcaagtggcagtgcttcTTTTCAGCCTATCAAGAGTCACATAACCATTCCAACAGCCCATGTGATGCCTTCTACTTTGGGGACCTCTCCTGCTAAGCCAAATTCTACACCTGCTGCATCCTCATCCAAACTCCCTTTGTCAGGGTTGGCTGAAAGTGTGGGCATGACAAGAAATGGAGACTTTGGTGCAGTGAAACATTCTCCAGGCCTATCAAGAGATCTCATGTATCTCTGTGGTGCTACTGGGGAAAATGGCGTTGAGCAGTCCTGGTTTCCAGCAGTTGGccatgaaagagaggaagagatgagGAAGTTTGATATTCCTAGCATGGAATCTGCTCTCAATCAGTCGGCTGTGGTCGAATCACTTTATTCAGATCCCCACTACCGAGTCCACTTCCACACCCCAAGATCTGACACAAACAAAGAGTTGTACAAAGTACTGCCTGAGGCCAAGAAGGCACCAGGCAGTGGAGCAGTATTTGATCGACATGGACCACAGTCTAGCAGCAGTGGGATGCTCCCTTTGGGAATCCAGCCTGCTCCTGGGCTCTCCAAGCCTCTATCCTCTCAAGTATGGCAACCAAATCCTGATCCTTGGCATCCTCGAGAACAATCTTGTGAACTCAGTACTTGTCGGCAACAGCTGGAATTGATACGTTTACAGATGGAGCAAATGCAG CTTCAGAATGGAGCCATCTGCCACCATCCTACTGGTTTTGCCCCTTTACTGCCCACCTTGGAGCCAGCACAATGGATTAGCATCTTGAATAGTAATGAGCACCTGCTGAAGGAAAAGGAACTCCTCATTGACAA GCAGAGGAAACACATCTCTCAGCTGGAACAAAAAGTACGGGAGAGTGAACTTCAAGTCCACAGTGCCCTTTTAGGCCGCCCTGCTCCCTTTGGGGATGTCTGTTTGCTGAGACTACAG GAATTGCAGCGAGAGAACACTTTCTTACGTGCACAGTTTGCACAGAAGACagaagccttgaacaaagaaaagatGGAGCTTGAAAAGAAACTGTCTTCTTCAGAAGTTGAAATCCAGCTCATCAGGGAGTCTCTCAAAGTAACACTGCAGAAGCATTCAGAGGAGgggaagaaacaggaagaaagg GTCAGAGGTCGTGATAAACATATcaataatttgaaaaagaaatgtcagaAGGAATCAGAGCAGAACCGCGAGAAGCAGCAGCGTATTGAGACCTTGGAGCGCTACCTGGCTGACTTACCTACGCTGGAAGACCATCAGAAGCAGAGCCAGCAG CTTAAGGATGCTGAGTTGAAGAACACAGAGCTGCAAGAGACAGTGACTGAGCTGGAAAGTTTGCTGAAGGAGACCCAGGCAAGCTGCAGAGAGAAGGAGGTTCAACTGGAAAacctgagacagagagaagcagCATATTCCTCTACTAGACATAG CCTGCAAGATAAGCAGTTTGAGGGGGATTACAAAGGAGAAGATTCACAAGCGGAATTGGAATCTTGGCAGAAGGAATGCGATTCTCTCCAAAAG ATTGTGGAGAAGCAACAGCAGAAGATGGATCAGTTGCACTTACAAGTACAG AGCCTACAGCAAGAAGTGACTCAAGAAGAAGAGACAAGCCAGGCCCTGAGAGAGGAGGCCCAGCGGAGAGAGACTGCCCTGCAACAGCTACGCACAGCAGTGAAGGAG CTCTCAGTTCAGAACCAGGACCTGATTGAGAAGAACCTGACGCTGCAGGAGCACTTGCGCCAGGCCCAGCCCGGGTGCCTACCTTCACCAGACACAGCCCAGATGGCCTTCGAGCTACACCAGGAGCTGGCCAGCTGTCTTCAAGATCTGCAGGCAGTCTGTAGCATTGTGACGCAGAGGGCCCAGGGCCATGACCCGAATCTTTCTCTGCTCCTGGGCATTCACT CTACGCAGTACCAAGGGACTCCTCTAGATTTGCAGAAGCCAGATGTGATCAGGAGGAAACTTGAAGAGGTTCAGCAGCTACGCCGGGACATCGAGGACTTAAGGACCAATTTGTCAGACAGATATGCCCAGGACATGGGAGAAAACTGTGCCACGCAGTGA
- the Sh3bgrl3 gene encoding SH3 domain-binding glutamic acid-rich-like protein 3, whose translation MSGLRVYSTSVTGSREIKSQQSEVTRILDGKRIQYQLVDISQDNALRDEMRALAGNPKATPPQIVNGDQYCGDYELFVEAVEQNTLQEFLKLA comes from the exons ATGAGCGGCCTGCGCGTCTACAGCACCTCGGTCACCGGCTCCCGTGAG ATCAAGTCCCAGCAGAGCGAGGTGACCCGCATCCTGGATGGGAAGCGAATCCAGTACCAGCTAGTAGACATCTCCCAGGACAACGCCCTGCGGGATGAGATGCGAGCCTTGGCAGGCAACCCCAAGGCCACCCCACCCCAGATTGTCAACGGGGACCAGTATTGCGGG GACTATGAGCTCTTCGTGGAGGCTGTGGAACAGAACACGCTGCAGGAGTTCCTGAAGCTGGCCTGA